In a genomic window of Vicinamibacterales bacterium:
- a CDS encoding sulfatase-like hydrolase/transferase, which yields MPSNEGARATLVALARGAAALIALVLLNQSVTFYNVWPTPRVRWQGHLSVELAVLVAVLAAAAWRHGRPGRRLLRVAAAVWVLLVVGRYLDVMAPALYGRPVNLYWDARHLAAVGAMMTDAVATPVLVGGLAAVAVFVALLYGAGRLAIGAVAGVLARPRGRAALGALAAAALVVAAVGERATAAGLPAFAVPVSTAYYRQARLLATQIALRDAAVETSRQFSDSDLSRVAGADVYLTFVESYGAVTYDRPEVATALAPARDALQADIEASGRQVVSAFVESPTFGGSSWLAHVSLITGVETRDEQTNATVMAQERDTLVTAFARAGYRTVALMPGLRQAWPEGAFYGFDHVYDTAEIAYHGPRFGWWTVPDQFALARLDVLEAGHDASRPRFVFFPTTSTHAPFGPTAPYQPDWDAILSPTPFGEADVKGALARVPDYLNLAPSYVNAVRYAWRTLGGYLRMHADRDLVMIVVGDHQPAAAVAGEGASWDVPVHVITGRGAVLDRLRAVGFAPGLAPPRHAISKLHALLPALLDAFGDPAPARASR from the coding sequence ATGCCGTCGAACGAAGGGGCACGCGCGACGCTCGTGGCGCTCGCGCGCGGGGCCGCCGCCCTGATCGCCCTCGTCCTGCTGAACCAGTCCGTCACGTTCTACAACGTGTGGCCGACGCCGCGAGTGCGGTGGCAGGGCCACCTGTCCGTCGAGCTGGCCGTGCTCGTGGCCGTGCTGGCCGCCGCCGCATGGCGTCACGGCCGTCCGGGCCGCCGGCTCCTCCGCGTGGCCGCCGCCGTCTGGGTCCTGCTGGTCGTGGGCCGCTACCTCGACGTGATGGCGCCAGCGCTCTACGGCCGGCCAGTGAACCTGTACTGGGACGCCCGGCACCTGGCGGCCGTCGGCGCGATGATGACCGACGCGGTGGCCACGCCCGTGCTCGTCGGCGGTCTCGCCGCCGTGGCCGTGTTCGTGGCGCTCCTGTACGGCGCCGGACGGCTCGCGATCGGCGCCGTCGCCGGGGTGCTCGCCCGGCCGCGCGGACGCGCGGCGCTGGGCGCGCTGGCCGCGGCCGCTCTCGTCGTCGCGGCGGTGGGGGAGCGCGCGACCGCCGCGGGCCTGCCCGCGTTCGCCGTTCCCGTGTCCACCGCCTATTACCGGCAGGCCCGCCTGCTGGCCACCCAGATCGCGCTCAGGGACGCGGCGGTCGAGACGTCCCGCCAGTTCTCGGACTCCGATCTCTCGCGCGTGGCGGGCGCCGACGTGTACCTGACGTTCGTCGAGTCCTATGGCGCCGTGACCTACGACCGTCCGGAGGTCGCCACCGCGCTCGCCCCCGCGCGCGACGCGCTGCAGGCCGACATCGAGGCCTCCGGCCGGCAGGTGGTCTCGGCCTTCGTGGAGTCGCCCACTTTCGGCGGGTCGTCGTGGCTCGCGCACGTCAGCCTCATCACGGGCGTCGAGACGCGCGACGAGCAGACCAACGCCACGGTCATGGCGCAGGAGCGCGACACGCTCGTCACGGCGTTCGCCCGGGCCGGCTATCGCACCGTGGCGCTGATGCCGGGCCTCAGGCAGGCGTGGCCCGAGGGGGCCTTCTACGGGTTCGACCACGTGTACGACACCGCCGAGATCGCCTATCACGGCCCGCGGTTCGGCTGGTGGACCGTGCCCGACCAGTTCGCGCTGGCCCGTCTCGACGTCCTCGAGGCCGGGCACGACGCGAGCCGGCCCCGCTTCGTGTTCTTCCCGACGACCAGCACCCACGCGCCCTTCGGCCCGACGGCGCCGTACCAGCCCGACTGGGACGCGATCCTCTCACCGACGCCGTTCGGCGAGGCCGACGTGAAGGGCGCCCTGGCGCGCGTGCCCGACTACCTGAACCTCGCGCCGAGCTACGTCAACGCCGTGCGCTACGCCTGGCGCACGCTCGGCGGGTACCTGCGGATGCACGCGGACCGCGATCTCGTGATGATCGTGGTCGGCGACCACCAGCCGGCGGCGGCGGTGGCAGGCGAGGGCGCGTCGTGGGACGTGCCCGTCCACGTCATCACGGGGCGGGGGGCGGTGCTCGATCGGCTGCGGGCGGTGGGATTCGCGCCGGGACTGGCGCCGCCGCGGCACGCCATCTCCAAGCTGCATGCGCTGCTGCCCGCGCTGCTCGACGCCTTCGGCGATCCCGCGCCGGCCCGCGCGTCCAGATAG
- a CDS encoding amidohydrolase family protein, producing the protein MTKTVRSAVAAAIATCALAAGLGQVPLAQSRPQAAAQAPQGRGRAGDTPAPARTAGEGQGPFKKMVIRAVTLIDGTGGPPLSPMDIVIEGNRITEIRQAGWPGLPLAANREPRDADFEIDGRGMFVMPGFVDMHVHGSTSGKAPDLGYAYKLWLAHGVTTVRGVSLSSAAVSSSEKDRSAKNEIAAPRIFNYQTLGSGWPNGRVTTPEKAREWVRWAAANNIDGIKFFNRGDETPEIDIAAIDEAHKNKMGTVAHLSQNNVAMFNARIAGDNHLDTVTHYYGHMESLLKDRTIQDFPVGYDYNNEQDRFGDIARIWNQTYEPGSPQWIEYLEHQKANHVTFDPTFNIYAASRDLMRARNADWHATYTMPQLWNYFQSTRDNHGSYFYDWTTENEYHWKKFYERYMRLINDYKNMGGRVTVGTDSGFIWKTYGFAYIEELELLREAGFSPLEIIRSATMWGARTLYEPKGEAPPMGVVRSGMLADLVVVGENPLSNLKVLYGTGHMRLNPQTNRQEKVGGVKFTIKDGIVYDAQKLLAEVAAAVAAEKKTYHPPTTQP; encoded by the coding sequence ATGACGAAAACCGTTCGATCTGCCGTCGCCGCCGCGATTGCGACCTGCGCCCTCGCCGCCGGCCTCGGCCAGGTGCCGCTCGCGCAGTCCCGCCCACAGGCCGCCGCCCAGGCGCCGCAGGGCCGCGGGCGCGCCGGCGACACCCCCGCCCCCGCCCGCACGGCCGGTGAGGGCCAGGGCCCGTTCAAGAAGATGGTCATCCGCGCGGTGACGCTCATCGACGGGACCGGCGGCCCGCCCTTGAGCCCGATGGACATCGTCATCGAGGGCAACCGCATCACCGAGATCCGCCAGGCCGGCTGGCCGGGCCTGCCGCTGGCGGCCAACCGCGAGCCCCGCGACGCGGACTTCGAGATCGACGGCCGCGGCATGTTCGTCATGCCGGGCTTCGTGGACATGCACGTCCACGGCTCCACGTCCGGCAAGGCGCCGGACCTCGGCTACGCCTACAAGCTGTGGCTGGCCCACGGCGTCACGACGGTCCGCGGCGTGTCGCTGTCGTCGGCCGCCGTCAGTTCGTCGGAGAAGGACCGCTCGGCGAAGAACGAGATCGCCGCGCCCCGCATCTTCAACTACCAGACGCTCGGCTCCGGCTGGCCCAACGGCCGGGTGACGACGCCCGAGAAGGCGCGTGAGTGGGTGCGCTGGGCCGCCGCCAACAACATCGACGGCATCAAGTTCTTCAATCGCGGCGACGAGACGCCCGAGATCGACATCGCCGCCATCGACGAGGCCCACAAGAACAAGATGGGCACGGTGGCGCACCTGTCGCAGAACAACGTCGCGATGTTCAACGCCCGAATCGCCGGCGACAACCACCTGGACACGGTGACCCACTACTACGGCCACATGGAGTCGCTGCTCAAGGACCGGACCATCCAGGACTTCCCGGTCGGCTACGACTACAACAACGAGCAGGACCGCTTCGGCGACATCGCCCGGATCTGGAACCAGACCTACGAGCCGGGCTCGCCCCAGTGGATCGAGTACCTGGAGCACCAGAAGGCGAACCACGTCACCTTCGATCCGACGTTCAACATCTACGCGGCGTCCCGCGACCTGATGCGGGCCAGGAACGCCGACTGGCACGCCACCTACACGATGCCGCAGCTGTGGAACTACTTCCAGAGCACGCGTGACAACCACGGGTCGTACTTCTACGACTGGACGACCGAGAACGAGTACCACTGGAAGAAGTTCTACGAGCGCTACATGCGCCTCATCAACGACTACAAGAACATGGGCGGCCGGGTGACGGTGGGCACCGACTCGGGCTTCATCTGGAAGACCTACGGCTTCGCCTACATCGAGGAGCTGGAGCTCCTGCGCGAGGCCGGCTTCTCGCCGCTCGAGATCATCCGCTCGGCCACGATGTGGGGCGCAAGGACGCTGTACGAGCCGAAGGGCGAGGCGCCCCCGATGGGCGTCGTGCGCTCGGGCATGCTGGCCGACCTCGTCGTGGTCGGCGAGAACCCGCTCAGCAACCTGAAGGTGCTCTACGGCACGGGCCACATGCGCCTGAATCCGCAGACGAACCGCCAGGAGAAGGTGGGCGGCGTGAAGTTCACCATCAAGGACGGGATCGTCTACGACGCGCAGAAGCTGCTGGCCGAAGTGGCCGCCGCCGTGGCCGCGGAGAAGAAGACCTACCACCCGCCGACCACCCAGCCGTAG
- a CDS encoding TonB-dependent receptor — MRPLSFRQTLVACVLVTLGARASQAQSPSPDAQPVSAEVVVTLALESLRIPAATVELRDTNSGVTIARTTSSDVGLVTFPDVPPGRYVVRATRDGFADTESAPFDVKAGTRAQVLLEMRLTYLRESVNVVAPANSPTESIQPVAVSDILSGARMDVQPLAGDDFQSLLTQLPSVVRGPEGRLRVKGGTPTTGAIQMSSASLNDPSTGDFDLELPSGAVESVEVLSNPFAAEYGRFSTSVTQVTTRRGTPEWRVRPDNLLPGLGRGFVSKFEPRLSISGPLKRDRLLLGQYLQYRYVRTPVRSLPGEPQLGLESLDSFTRLDGVLSSRHSLVGTFVYFPRKITNPTMSTFRPAESTPLFSQSGYSAGFVDRLILSDRVVVETTLAARLFEVDLKSKGAGPMVYAPESQSGPYFNREERHVTSLQAVEAVTISKEAAGSHVFKFGVDLQYSGFDGDSFSQPIEVRRLDGSLAERTTFAPGLTHPDVTGTEYSVFGQDRWRVNDKVMLELGFRFDRDDVTERVNYSPRAGVALSLLADGRGILRGGVGKFAQRTPLNLGAFTELPVRTVQRFAPDGSPLGTPITYRHVVGEQLTPESIVTTVAWDQRFGRRLFFKAAFLHRDAAHDAVVEPDAGAGTLTLASTGTSQYWEFETTGRYLGSENRDLTVSYVRSHGTRDLNDYDAHFGNFKNPILRPNEHSLNPTDVPHRVIVRGSQAVGGRWVFLPVFEWRSGFPWSAVDEYQDYVGPRNRTGRLPSVATLDFSLVRPWRFKKYRFTAGLKVYNALGAGAERDVQANVTSPAYGRFFNPIPRSIGLAFGTSSGPRP; from the coding sequence ATGCGCCCCCTGTCCTTTCGCCAGACCCTGGTCGCGTGCGTGCTGGTCACGCTGGGCGCGCGGGCGTCGCAGGCCCAGTCGCCCTCGCCCGACGCCCAGCCTGTCTCGGCCGAAGTGGTCGTCACGCTGGCGCTGGAGTCGCTGCGCATTCCCGCCGCGACGGTGGAGCTCAGGGACACGAACAGCGGCGTCACCATCGCGCGGACGACCAGCAGCGACGTCGGGCTGGTGACGTTTCCGGACGTGCCGCCGGGCCGCTACGTGGTCCGGGCGACCCGCGACGGCTTCGCCGACACCGAGTCGGCACCGTTCGACGTGAAGGCGGGCACGCGCGCCCAGGTGCTGCTGGAGATGCGGCTCACCTACCTGCGCGAGAGCGTCAACGTCGTCGCGCCCGCCAACTCGCCCACCGAGAGCATCCAGCCGGTGGCCGTCAGCGACATCCTGAGCGGCGCGCGGATGGACGTCCAGCCGCTGGCCGGGGACGACTTCCAGTCGCTCCTGACACAGCTGCCCAGCGTGGTCCGCGGCCCCGAGGGGCGGCTGCGCGTGAAGGGCGGGACGCCCACCACGGGCGCCATCCAGATGAGCAGCGCGAGCCTGAACGACCCCTCCACCGGGGACTTCGATCTCGAACTGCCGAGCGGCGCGGTCGAGTCGGTGGAGGTCCTGTCGAACCCGTTCGCGGCCGAGTACGGCCGCTTCTCCACGAGCGTCACGCAGGTGACCACGCGGCGCGGCACGCCCGAGTGGCGGGTGCGGCCCGACAACCTGCTGCCGGGCCTCGGCCGCGGCTTCGTCAGCAAGTTCGAGCCGCGGCTGTCGATCTCGGGGCCGCTCAAGCGCGACCGGCTGCTGCTGGGACAGTACCTGCAGTATCGCTACGTCCGGACGCCCGTCCGCAGCCTGCCCGGGGAACCCCAGTTGGGCCTCGAGAGCCTCGACTCCTTCACCCGTCTCGACGGGGTGTTGTCCTCCCGCCACTCGCTGGTCGGCACCTTCGTCTACTTCCCGCGCAAGATCACCAACCCCACGATGTCCACGTTCCGGCCGGCCGAGTCGACGCCGCTGTTCTCGCAGTCGGGCTACTCCGCCGGGTTCGTGGACCGGCTGATCCTGTCGGACCGCGTGGTCGTGGAAACCACGCTCGCCGCCCGCCTGTTCGAGGTCGACCTGAAGAGCAAGGGCGCGGGCCCCATGGTCTACGCGCCCGAGTCCCAGAGCGGGCCGTACTTCAACCGCGAGGAGCGGCACGTCACCAGCCTCCAGGCCGTCGAGGCCGTCACGATCTCGAAGGAGGCCGCGGGTTCGCACGTGTTCAAGTTCGGCGTCGACCTGCAGTACTCGGGCTTCGACGGCGACAGCTTCAGCCAGCCGATCGAGGTCCGGCGCCTCGACGGCTCGCTGGCCGAGCGCACCACGTTCGCGCCCGGGCTCACGCACCCCGACGTCACCGGAACCGAGTACTCGGTGTTCGGCCAGGACCGCTGGCGCGTCAACGACAAGGTGATGCTGGAACTGGGCTTCCGGTTCGACCGCGACGACGTGACCGAGCGCGTCAACTACTCGCCCCGGGCCGGCGTGGCGCTCAGCCTGCTGGCCGACGGCCGCGGCATCCTGCGGGGCGGCGTCGGCAAGTTCGCGCAGCGGACGCCCCTGAACCTGGGGGCCTTCACCGAGCTGCCGGTACGCACCGTCCAGCGCTTCGCGCCCGACGGCTCCCCGCTCGGCACGCCGATCACCTACCGCCACGTCGTCGGCGAGCAGCTGACGCCGGAGAGCATCGTCACCACCGTGGCCTGGGACCAGCGGTTCGGCCGCCGGCTCTTCTTCAAGGCGGCCTTCCTGCACCGTGATGCCGCGCACGACGCGGTCGTGGAACCCGACGCCGGCGCGGGCACGCTGACGCTGGCGTCCACGGGCACGTCGCAGTACTGGGAGTTCGAGACGACGGGCCGGTATCTGGGCAGCGAGAACCGCGATCTCACCGTGTCGTACGTGCGGTCGCACGGCACGCGCGACCTGAACGACTACGACGCGCACTTCGGCAACTTCAAGAACCCGATCCTGCGTCCGAACGAGCACTCCCTCAACCCGACCGACGTGCCGCACCGCGTGATCGTTCGCGGCTCCCAGGCGGTGGGCGGCCGGTGGGTGTTCCTGCCGGTCTTCGAGTGGCGGTCGGGCTTCCCGTGGTCGGCCGTGGACGAGTACCAGGACTACGTCGGGCCGCGCAACCGCACCGGCCGGCTGCCGTCGGTGGCCACGCTGGACTTCTCGCTCGTGCGGCCGTGGCGGTTCAAGAAGTACCGGTTCACGGCGGGCCTCAAGGTCTACAACGCGCTCGGCGCGGGCGCGGAGCGCGACGTCCAGGCGAACGTGACGTCGCCGGCCTACGGGCGGTTCTTCAACCCGATTCCACGCTCCATCGGCCTCGCGTTCGGCACCTCCAGCGGCCCGCGGCCCTGA
- a CDS encoding serine hydrolase domain-containing protein encodes MRRLATLAVLLVLSAAGSGGRQSLPRVPPASVGLDPAGLADATRLLQQFVDEGRIAGAVAAVARHGTVGYLQAVGLQDVASKTPMTERSLFRIYSMTKAITAVAVMMLHDEGRFRLDDPVSTFLPEFADVRVVEAPGAAPRPPARAVTVEDLLLHTSGLSHRTSDLYRDLGVRSRADALPAFVRKIARAPLMEDPHTRFRYSEATTVLGRLVEIWSGQPFDAFLSARVFRPLGMADAVFWVDGERRSRLASVYGPGPAGGLVPVDVEPVPFTERPALIEGAVGLVTSVPDFLRFQQMLLAGGTLDGVRLLKADTAARIVKNGLPPDVLQARGGRMGWGLGNVNVLMAPDDSGANAGEYGWDGTAGTIFWNDPARDTAIVLMTQSVPANPGRLRQQFKALIQRAVR; translated from the coding sequence GTGCGTCGCCTGGCCACGCTTGCCGTCCTCCTGGTGCTGTCGGCCGCTGGCAGTGGCGGACGGCAATCCCTGCCCCGCGTGCCGCCGGCCAGCGTCGGCCTCGACCCGGCGGGGCTCGCCGACGCCACCCGTCTCCTCCAGCAGTTCGTCGACGAGGGCCGCATCGCGGGCGCCGTGGCGGCGGTAGCGCGGCACGGCACGGTGGGCTACCTCCAGGCGGTCGGTCTCCAGGACGTGGCGTCGAAGACGCCCATGACCGAGCGATCGCTGTTCCGGATCTACTCCATGACCAAGGCGATCACGGCCGTGGCGGTCATGATGCTGCACGACGAGGGCCGGTTCCGGTTGGACGACCCCGTCTCGACGTTCCTGCCCGAGTTCGCCGACGTGCGGGTGGTCGAGGCGCCGGGCGCCGCGCCGCGGCCGCCGGCCCGCGCGGTGACGGTGGAGGACCTGCTGCTCCACACCTCCGGTCTCAGCCACCGGACGTCGGACCTGTACCGCGATCTCGGCGTGCGCTCGCGGGCCGACGCCCTTCCGGCGTTCGTCCGCAAGATCGCGCGCGCGCCGCTGATGGAGGATCCGCACACGCGCTTCCGCTACAGCGAAGCGACCACGGTGCTGGGGCGCCTGGTGGAGATCTGGTCGGGCCAGCCGTTCGACGCCTTCCTGTCCGCGCGCGTCTTCCGGCCCCTCGGCATGGCCGACGCCGTGTTCTGGGTGGACGGCGAGCGGCGCAGCCGGCTGGCGTCGGTCTACGGCCCGGGACCGGCGGGCGGCCTCGTCCCGGTGGACGTCGAGCCGGTGCCCTTCACCGAGCGCCCGGCCCTCATCGAAGGCGCCGTGGGACTCGTGACGAGCGTCCCCGACTTCCTCCGCTTCCAGCAGATGCTCCTCGCGGGCGGTACGCTCGATGGCGTCCGCCTGCTGAAGGCCGACACGGCCGCCCGGATCGTGAAGAACGGCCTGCCGCCCGACGTGCTGCAGGCGCGCGGCGGACGGATGGGATGGGGGCTCGGCAACGTGAACGTGCTCATGGCCCCCGACGACTCGGGGGCCAACGCGGGCGAGTACGGGTGGGACGGCACCGCGGGGACGATCTTCTGGAACGACCCGGCGAGGGACACGGCCATCGTGCTGATGACGCAGAGCGTGCCCGCGAATCCCGGCCGTCTCCGGCAGCAGTTCAAGGCCCTGATTCAGCGGGCGGTGCGATGA
- a CDS encoding peptidylprolyl isomerase translates to MTSAHRFPPTTAAGLTRRLSALAATTALCAWSIWPAAGQATAPVVVVVETAAGAITLAVDVEHAPVTAANFLRYVDGKFYDGGRFIRAVRPDNTTRHDVEIQVVQAAIAPARTGEAFPAIPLERTTATGLRHVDGALSMARNAPDSATSSFFVVIGDQPSLDAGGARHADGQGFAAFGRVTAGMDVVRRIQASATGTAGQFGTETLDPPIAIVRAYRK, encoded by the coding sequence ATGACGAGCGCCCATCGCTTCCCTCCCACCACGGCGGCCGGCCTCACCCGACGCCTGTCCGCGCTCGCCGCCACGACGGCCCTGTGCGCGTGGTCGATCTGGCCGGCGGCCGGTCAGGCGACGGCGCCCGTCGTCGTCGTGGTGGAGACGGCCGCCGGTGCCATCACCTTGGCGGTCGACGTCGAGCACGCGCCGGTCACGGCGGCGAACTTCCTGAGGTACGTGGACGGGAAGTTCTACGACGGGGGACGGTTCATCCGGGCGGTGCGGCCCGACAACACGACCCGGCACGACGTGGAGATCCAGGTCGTCCAGGCGGCCATCGCCCCTGCCAGGACCGGCGAGGCGTTTCCCGCGATTCCGCTGGAGCGCACGACCGCCACCGGGTTGAGGCACGTGGACGGGGCGCTGTCGATGGCGCGCAACGCCCCGGACAGCGCGACCTCGTCGTTCTTCGTGGTGATCGGCGATCAGCCGTCGCTCGACGCGGGCGGCGCGCGCCACGCCGACGGTCAGGGCTTCGCCGCCTTCGGACGCGTCACCGCCGGCATGGACGTGGTGCGGAGGATCCAGGCGTCGGCCACCGGCACGGCCGGCCAGTTCGGCACCGAGACGCTCGACCCGCCGATTGCGATCGTCCGCGCCTACCGGAAGTAG
- a CDS encoding DUF933 domain-containing protein has protein sequence MKIGLVGFAGSGKTSVFNTMTGLDVPTAFGGELRLGGVRVPDDRIDALARIFSPKKTTFAEVTFCDVPGEHGSDKKGLSTRALQHIREQDALCLVLRDFPNPALDTDADPMRDLEAFHLECTFADLDLVERRLERMKKESGPKPEQAAFERMKSVLEEGRPLRSVPAADLDREPLRGYGFLTDRPLLVALNRDESRAAQPMPDDLAARITALDGEGLVLSASVEAEIGSLEPADQAAFLQDLGLTESALTRFIRTAYHLLDLISFFTVGPDEVRAWTIRRGMNARQAAGRIHSDLERGFIRAEVIPYAVFTQYGSEHAVKEAGKLQVEGKDYIVSDGDIMHVRFNV, from the coding sequence ATGAAAATCGGACTCGTAGGCTTCGCAGGCTCGGGCAAGACGAGCGTCTTCAACACCATGACCGGGCTGGACGTGCCCACGGCGTTCGGCGGCGAGCTGCGTCTCGGCGGCGTGCGCGTGCCGGACGACCGGATCGACGCGCTGGCCCGGATCTTCTCCCCGAAGAAGACCACGTTCGCCGAGGTCACCTTCTGCGACGTGCCGGGCGAACACGGCTCGGACAAGAAGGGCTTGTCCACCCGCGCGCTGCAGCACATCCGCGAGCAGGACGCGCTGTGCCTCGTGCTCCGCGACTTCCCCAATCCGGCGCTCGACACGGACGCCGACCCGATGCGCGACCTCGAGGCCTTCCACCTCGAATGCACGTTCGCCGACCTCGACCTCGTGGAGCGGCGGCTCGAGCGCATGAAGAAGGAAAGCGGCCCGAAGCCCGAGCAGGCCGCCTTCGAGCGCATGAAGAGCGTGCTCGAGGAGGGCCGGCCGCTCCGGAGCGTGCCGGCCGCCGACCTGGACCGGGAGCCGCTGCGCGGCTACGGCTTCCTCACCGATCGACCGCTGCTCGTGGCCCTGAACCGCGACGAGTCGAGGGCCGCCCAGCCGATGCCGGACGATCTGGCGGCGAGGATCACCGCCCTCGACGGCGAGGGGCTCGTGCTCTCGGCCAGCGTGGAAGCCGAGATCGGCAGCCTGGAGCCCGCGGATCAGGCCGCCTTCCTGCAGGACCTCGGCCTCACCGAGTCGGCGCTCACGCGCTTCATCCGGACCGCCTACCACCTGCTGGATCTCATCTCGTTCTTCACCGTCGGCCCCGACGAGGTCCGGGCGTGGACGATCCGGCGCGGCATGAACGCGCGCCAGGCCGCCGGCCGCATCCACTCGGACCTGGAGCGCGGCTTCATCCGCGCGGAAGTCATCCCCTACGCGGTCTTCACGCAGTACGGCTCCGAGCACGCGGTGAAAGAGGCGGGCAAGCTGCAGGTCGAGGGGAAGGACTACATCGTGTCGGACGGCGACATCATGCACGTCCGCTTCAACGTGTAG
- a CDS encoding EVE domain-containing protein, which produces MALRHWLMKCEPSAYTIDDLARDGVTSWEGVRNYQARNLMRDQMQVGDPVLFYASNADPSGVTGLARIVRAGYPDHSAWTPGHPYYDPASRPSSPVWFMVDVGFVERFPAVVSLETLKATRGLARMMVTQKGSRLSVQPCSKGEYATVVRLGRQASGVRPARHR; this is translated from the coding sequence ATGGCCCTCCGCCACTGGTTGATGAAGTGCGAGCCCAGCGCGTACACGATTGACGATCTCGCCAGGGACGGCGTCACGAGCTGGGAAGGCGTCAGGAACTACCAGGCCCGCAACCTGATGCGGGACCAGATGCAGGTCGGCGATCCGGTGCTCTTCTACGCGTCGAACGCGGACCCGTCGGGCGTCACGGGGCTCGCGCGGATCGTGCGGGCGGGCTATCCCGATCATTCCGCGTGGACGCCCGGCCATCCGTACTACGATCCGGCGAGCCGGCCCTCGTCGCCCGTCTGGTTCATGGTCGACGTGGGGTTCGTGGAGCGCTTCCCCGCCGTCGTGTCCCTCGAGACGCTCAAGGCCACCCGGGGCCTGGCGCGGATGATGGTGACGCAGAAGGGCAGCCGGCTCTCGGTGCAGCCGTGCTCGAAAGGCGAGTACGCCACGGTGGTCCGGCTGGGGCGGCAGGCATCCGGCGTCCGACCCGCCCGCCACCGCTGA